GATTCAGCGTTCTGTTCCGCAGATTCTGGATCTCGATGTGTCTGGAGTCGTCGAGTTGGAAATCTTCGTCGACTATGGCAGCGACGGCCATGACAATGGCGACCGCCTCTATTTGGGAAATGCACGCGTGGTGAAATAACGCGTCACGCCAAGTTGCAAGAATGGGGACTGGCTTCTCAAGGTGCCTGTCCCCATTCTTGTAACCTCATGACCAAGTTCTCGCTTGTCTCAACCCAAGGGGACAGGCGCCTTGCGGAGCCAGTCCCCTTGGGTTTACCATTCCAGCGCATTGTTCGACAAACTGCTGAGCACCCCGCGCGAGCTATGGTAGTGGCACAATGCCACGGCGAACGCGTCTGCGACGTCGTTCGGCTCCAGCACCTTCTCTAGTCGCAGTTGCTGTTGAATGGCGAGTTGGATCTGCAGTTTCGTCGCGTGGCCGCTGCCTGTCAGCAGTTGTTTGACTTGATTGGGCATGTAGTGCACCACCGGAATTCCTGCGTCGGCGGCGGCGAAAAGGAGTGCACCCCGTGCGTGTGCCATCAAGATGGCGGTCTTGGGAAACTTCGGGGTCGAAAAGATCTGTTCGATCGCCATGACCTGAGGCCGGAATTCTTCAATGACTTCTTTCAAGCCGCGTCCCAGTTCCAGCACGCGTTCTGCAAGCGTCAGTTCTTGGGTTGACCGAATCACCCCTCCTTCCCGCAGGATCGGCTCGCGAGCCGAACGTGCGAGAATCGCATAGCCCGTACGGTTCAACCCCGGATCGACAC
The window above is part of the Schlesneria paludicola DSM 18645 genome. Proteins encoded here:
- the ruvC gene encoding crossover junction endodeoxyribonuclease RuvC, with the protein product MSFGSHNVELAARADCVLGVDPGLNRTGYAILARSAREPILREGGVIRSTQELTLAERVLELGRGLKEVIEEFRPQVMAIEQIFSTPKFPKTAILMAHARGALLFAAADAGIPVVHYMPNQVKQLLTGSGHATKLQIQLAIQQQLRLEKVLEPNDVADAFAVALCHYHSSRGVLSSLSNNALEW